CACGTCCAGGTTTACCTTGTGGATGGCGGAAATGGGAACGACGGGTGCCTCCGAGGCAAAGGTCCCGGAGAGGAAGCGCCTGATCTGCTGGTAATGCTCCAGTATCTTCTCCTTGGGCACGAGCTCGATCTTGTTCTGGGCCACCACTACCCTGTGCACGCCCGCTATGTCCAGGGCGGCCAGATGTTCCTTGGTCTGGGGCTGGGGGCAGGGTTCGTTGGCCGCTATCACGAGCACGGCTCCATCCATGATGGCGGCCCCGCACAGGGTGGTGGCCATGAGGGCTTCGTGTCCGGGGGCGTCCACGAAGGAGACCTTTCGGGAGAGTTCCGTCTCCCCACCGCAGTACGGGCACTTCTCCTTGGTACCGTATCTCCCGCAGGAGAGACATTTCCTGAAGGAAGTATCGGCGTATCCCAAACGGATGGTGATCCCCCTCTTGATTTCTTCGCTGTGCGTGTCCGTCCAGATTCCGGAGAGGGCCTCCACGAGGGTGGTCTTCCCATGATCCACGTGCCCTACCATCCCTATGTTCACAACCGCTTGGGGCATCTCCTTCCTTCTCCTTTCCCTCTCTTAACTCCATCGAAGCCTAGGGGGACAGGAGGGAGAGGAGGAGGTAGGAAGAGGTGAAGACGAGGGTTGAGAGGAAGACCGTGCGTCTGGCCGTGAGGAGAAACTCCACTTCTTCCCCTCCCGTCTTCAGGAGGGAGAGGTACCAGGCCAGCAGGAGGGAGAGGAAAAAAGAGGTAAAGCTGAGGAGCATTTTCAAGAGCATCAGCTCCCCCGTCCCCACCGCTCCGGGTAAGAAGGGGAAGGAGGTGAAACCGGCTTCCGTAGCCCTTTCCCTAACGAGCGCGGAAACCCCTGAGAGGAGACCCAGGGACCAGACGGACATCGCACACACGAGGGGAATGAGGAGGGTCGCCATCAGATTGAGGTTCCCCAGGCTTTCCTCCATCTCCTCCCTGAACTTCCTTTCCACCCTTCTGAGCATTCCCAGGAATTCCCCGGCGAGCATACAGGCCCTTCCAGCCGCCTGCTCGGAAGTTTTCCTCACTTCCACGATGATCTTCAGGAAGGAACGGACGAGGGGATTCCTGATTTTTTCCCCCTGCTTTCCCTTCCCGAAGAGGGTCTCTCCTATTCCCATCCCCAGCCTTTCCTGAGTCCTCACCACCTCCTTGAGTTGTTCCGAGAGCCCTGAGCCCTCCATGAGCGAGGCGGTTTCCCTTAGGGCCTCACCCATGGGTTTGCCATCGAGCATGCGGGAGCCCATCGTGACCAGGGCCACTTCCCACTCTTCCAGCTTTTTCCTCTCCTCCTCCCTCTCTTCCACCCTTCCCCCGAGCGAGAGGGTGGTGTGGAGGCAAAGGGCACCCGTGGCTCCCCAGAGCACCCAGAGGGGATCTCCCCTCCCCAGGAGGAAGGGGGAAGAGAGGAGGAAGAAGGGGAGGAGGGGGAGGAGGAAGGTGGTGGGTTTCTTCGGGGAGGGAGGGAGCTCTGGGGGAGGGAGGGTGGGAGGTCTCTTTCCTCCCGTGTAAAGGCAGAAGAGGAGAAAGGAAAGGAGGATCAGGAGGCAGAGGAGGAGGAAGAAGGGAAAGCCCGTTCCCAGTCCCGTCATGCCGAGGAGGGGGGAGAGCCCTATTCCCACCACGAGGAGGAGGGAACCAAGGACCACGAAGGAGGCGGTAAGGGGCACCAGTTTCTCCAGCTCCTTCCTGAGGGTGGCTTCCCTGCTCTCCAGCAGCCTCTCCGGGGCCTTTGAGAGATCCCTGAGTCTCATGGCTTCCTCCCTTTCCCCCGTCGAGCGCAGGATGTCGAAGAGGGCCGTCCTTATCCCCTCGTCTATCCTGCCCCACTTTTCCGCGAGATGGGTGAGGAGCTCCCTCGTGCTTCCGTACTTCCTCCTTTCCACTTCCCTCATTCCCCTCCTGAGGTCCTCCGCCAGTTTCCCCTTACCCTGGGAGGCCTGTAGGACGGCTCCTCTGAGGTCAGGGCGGGAATGGAGGGCGAAGGAGAGGATCAGTAGGGTATGGACCGCTTCTTCCCTCGCCCTGCTCAGTCTCAGCCCCCTCGCATGGAAGGGATGGAAGTAGAAGAGGCAACCGAGGAGGAGGGAACAGGAGAGGGAGAGGAGGGGGAAATACCAGCGGAAGGAGGGGAGGAGAAAAGGAAGGGGGAGGAAGGGGAGGAGAAGGGAGGCTAGGAAGCCCGCCAGGAAATCCCCTGGCTCTACCCCCACCTCCTCCAGGGCCTCGAGCGTGGAGGGACTCAGCCCCTTTCCCTCCATCCTGAACATCCTTCCCCAAAACCTGCAGTAAAGGCGATAGAATCCGGAGCTCATCCCCCTTCCCTCAGCCACCCGAGCCACATCCTGAAGGTTTTCTCCCCCACCCCTTCCCTCCTCACCAGCGAGAAGTACTTCCCATAACACCTGGTAACTCCCTCGAGTTCTAAGAGGGAGGGATCCTCCGAGGAAAGCTCCACCAGCTTGGTCTTCATCAGCGCCTCCCACAGGATCTCCTCCAAGGCCTCTCCCTCCTCCTTTCCCTCCCTCCTGCAAACGGAAGGTACGAGCTCGCTTCCCCCTTCTTCGGGTGGGAGGAAGCGAAGGTGCTTGGTGGCATCTCTCACCTCCTCCAGTCTTGGACGGAAGGAGAGCCTCTTCAGGAGCCTTTCGTTTCCCTCCAGCAGGGAGAGGGGGAAGAGGAAATCCTTCCTCCGATCGTAGGAGAAGAGATCCGAGTACTCGGGCTCCTCCTTCCATTCCCTCCCCACTTCTGAAACCTCCACCACCCTCCTCACGGTTCCCTCCTTTCCCCTGAAGCGTGCGGTTCCCACCACCAAGTCCACGTGCTTGTAAACGGCTGGGGGAAGACCGAGGATGTGGCAAATGAGTTCGTACATTTCCCTCCTGCTCCTCGCGTGGAAGCTGCTCACGACGGGTTGGCTCCCCCTCCTGGCGGCAGCTCCAAGGGCTGCCTTCACGGCCTCTTGAGACCTTACCTCGGCGATGAACCAGTAAGCTGGCCCTCCCCTGAGGAAGGCCTCTATTTGTTTTTCCAGTCCCTCCGGTCTCCCTATCCTCACGTTCTCCACGGAATAGCCGCACCTCGCCAGCTCCTCCACGTGGAGTTCGGGTGTGTCCTGGAAGCAGATCAAATGATGCTCCCTTCCCACCTCGGGCAGGAGGCTTTCCAAGAGACTGGTTTTGGCACTACCTACCTCCCCTATGATGAAGGCCGAGGCGCCACTCCTCACCGCCCAAGAGAGGAAGGAAGAGGCTAGGGGTGTGAGGCTCCTCCTCTGGAGGAAAAGGGGTTGGGTCCAGGTTTTCTCCCTCCTCTTCCTCACTGCCATGCTCACTCCCTTCCAGAGGGCGGGATCCCTCGCCAAAAAAATCCTGAGACCGAGTTCCTCCACTTCCACGTCGAGCTGGGGTCTCACCTCATCGAAGGAGGTGCCCACCCTGGAGGCCAGTCTTTCCGCCAGTGAGAAGAGGAAGGAAGTGGAGCAATGGATGCCCGTCTCACAGAGGTCCCAGCGCTCGTGGATTACCCTCACGGGCTGGAGCTCTGGGGGGGAAGGGAAGAGGAAGTCGGTGAGATGTTCGTCCTTGCTCAGGGCTTCGAGTATCCCGTAGGAGGTCCAGGAGGAGAGGAGGGAGGAAAGCCTCTCGAGTTCCTCCCCTCTGTACTTCCCCCCTCCCTTTTTCAGGAGGACCCTCCTCCATCCCTCCTCCGCGTCCTCCATTTCCGTTTCCTCCAGGAAGGCCTCCTCCAGGAGTTCCATGGTCTCCTCTGGAAGGTGGAATTCGGGAAGGTCGAGCTCGTAAAAGGGGAGGGGGGAATCCTCCCTCTCGTGGATCCTCACCTTTCCCCTTCCCCCCTTGAGGGAGTATTCCTCGAGTACTCTCCCCTTTTCCCTGAAGGGGAGGATGAAGCAGTCGGAGAAGAAGGGACGTGGGATTTCGTAGAAATCCTTCTTCCAGAGGGAGAGGAGGGAGCGGTATTTCCCCTCCAGCTGCTTCAGGAAGAGGGTGAAGCGGGAGGTGCACTCCAGGCATCCTTTGCCCCTTCCCTTGGCTTGGGGGCGGGGGACTTCCAGAGTTCTAAGGAAGAAGGTGAGGGTATCCTCCACCATTTTCCTCCTTTCCCTCAGGCAATCCATGCACCCCTTTCCCCTCCCCAACCCGAGCATCTCGCGTTCCGAGAGGAGGGGACGGAGTGACCTCCATTCTTCGAGGAAAGAAGAAAGGGAGTAAAGGCGATGATAGGAGCGCTTGAGCACCACTCCATCCGCCTTCCTTTCGAGGAGGGGAAGGAACACGCACTCTCTGCAGGAGGGATCGGAGAGGGTGGCCCTTCCCGAACAGGAATGGCATTCCACTTCCGCCAAAAGGAGGGGACCAAAGGGTTCGACCTTCATCCCTTCGGGTCCGGCCTTCCCCATAACTTCTCCCCTTTCTCCAACTCCCTTTTTGTGGGTTTTGAGGAGGTTTTTTAACTGGGAGGTTTTGGGGAGGGGATGGATCTCCCCTTCTATTTCCTCT
The nucleotide sequence above comes from Candidatus Hadarchaeales archaeon. Encoded proteins:
- a CDS encoding ATPase, T2SS/T4P/T4SS family; its protein translation is MGKAGPEGMKVEPFGPLLLAEVECHSCSGRATLSDPSCRECVFLPLLERKADGVVLKRSYHRLYSLSSFLEEWRSLRPLLSEREMLGLGRGKGCMDCLRERRKMVEDTLTFFLRTLEVPRPQAKGRGKGCLECTSRFTLFLKQLEGKYRSLLSLWKKDFYEIPRPFFSDCFILPFREKGRVLEEYSLKGGRGKVRIHEREDSPLPFYELDLPEFHLPEETMELLEEAFLEETEMEDAEEGWRRVLLKKGGGKYRGEELERLSSLLSSWTSYGILEALSKDEHLTDFLFPSPPELQPVRVIHERWDLCETGIHCSTSFLFSLAERLASRVGTSFDEVRPQLDVEVEELGLRIFLARDPALWKGVSMAVRKRREKTWTQPLFLQRRSLTPLASSFLSWAVRSGASAFIIGEVGSAKTSLLESLLPEVGREHHLICFQDTPELHVEELARCGYSVENVRIGRPEGLEKQIEAFLRGGPAYWFIAEVRSQEAVKAALGAAARRGSQPVVSSFHARSRREMYELICHILGLPPAVYKHVDLVVGTARFRGKEGTVRRVVEVSEVGREWKEEPEYSDLFSYDRRKDFLFPLSLLEGNERLLKRLSFRPRLEEVRDATKHLRFLPPEEGGSELVPSVCRREGKEEGEALEEILWEALMKTKLVELSSEDPSLLELEGVTRCYGKYFSLVRREGVGEKTFRMWLGWLREGG